From Synechococcales cyanobacterium T60_A2020_003:
TCGGTGGCGTAGCGACCCATGCGGCGCAGTTCTCGCAGTGCCCAGGAATTATAAAAGGGATAGCACGGCAAATAAAATTCAGGTTTCTTGCGTTTGCGAATAAAAAAGTTGGCCCATCCCAAGATCGGAATCAAGCGTTCGGCAATATCCGGTAAGCGCAACGCCGGAGCCGCCGCCACACAGGCATCCAGCCGCCCCTCACTCGCCATCGTCAGGGCGATCGCCCCACCCATCGATAGCCCAAACATCCCGACAAACTCGTACTGCTGCCGAGCCCGCTCAATTTCGGCACGGGCAACCTCGTGCATTTGCTCCATCGTGATTCGGGGGAACCATTGGCGCTGATCGGTGAGAGCCGCATAGCCGTGTCCTGGCAGCAGCGGAACCGCCGCATCAAACCCAGAGGCCACACAGGCTTTAGCAACGGGCAGCACTTCGTAGGGCATCCCCGTAAACCCATGCAGACAGATGATGATCCCTTGAGGGGACAGCGCTGATTGTAAGTATTGCGGCATCGCTTCCGGCATCAGACGCTGACGATACTGATCTGGAACTGACTCAAAGGCCGAAAAGTAGGGAAGTTGCACAGATATACCAACGTGGATTTTGAAATTGCAATGGACCAGCAGGATCGATCAAGGGTCTTGACGTTCAGGTCGTTGTCGTTGCTTAGCGAGATCGCTCATTTCTTAACGTGTTCCGTTCTCCATTATGACAAACCCCTCCCGCTTTCCCATTCAGAAATAAAGTTTTTTGGATCATTCCCGTTGCGATACGCTTCTACGTCCTACAACTGGAGATAGAACGATTAAATGAATCAAGGACAGTCTATATTCTGTCGAGGTTGTCATGGCAGCGCAAACTGACTCGTTTCAATCCGTCTATGGCCCCGTTCAGTCCTGGCGATTTGGGCGATCGCTCGGCATTGATCCCATTGGCAAAATCTCCGTCTGCTCCTTTGATTGTGTGTACTGTCAACTGGGTGAAATTGAGGTCAAAACAAGCGATCGCCAGTGTTTTATCCCCACTGCAACAATTGAGCATGACTTACAACGCTATGCCCCGTGGGAGGTGGATCGCATGACTCTCAGCGGCAGTGGCGAACCGACGCTCGCCCTAAACCTAGGGGAGATCCTCACTCTCGTCACCGCTATGACTCACAAACCCACGGCTGTCCTTACAAACGGGACGCTGCTGGATGATCCGACGGTGCGAGCAGAATTGGCGATCGCCGATGCCGTCGCGGTGAAGCTAGACGCCATCACACCAGACCAATGGCGACGGGTGAATCGTCCAGTGGCGACTTTAGACTATGCCACTCAATGGCCAAGTCTGATGACGTTTCGGCAGGACTATACGGGACAACTCTTGATCCAAACCATGCTTCTTTCGCCCTGGAGTGACGAAGAGCAGGATCGCTACATCGCCCAAATGCAGGAGCTCAAACCGGACGAAATTCAACTGAATACTCCCACCCGTCCTAAACCCTTCCATCACCAGCTTGAAGCCCGTGGCAACCACAATCCTCTGAATGCACCTTATCCATCGCGCTGGCTTAAGCCTGTACAACGGTCAGCTCTCGAAACATTTCGCGATCGCCTTTTGGATGCCACCCAGATTCCGGTTCGCATTCCTAACCTCTCTACTCTGCCCTCGTCAGGGTAAGGAAAGCGCTTGGAACTTTCTTGCCTGCCATCTAGACTTAGGAAGTATTATCGTAAGGCTGAGCACCGCTCACTTTATCTAAGATCGAGATAGCCCTTTTGAGAACCTACTGTGAACTTGACCTTTTTACGAACGCGATCGCCTTTTAAAGTCCTCGCGACTGCTCTTGTACTAACGGCCTTGCTATCAAACGTTACGGGATGCCGTAATCGGCCTGCGGCAGACCAACAGCTAGATACAGAAGAAGAGCAGCAGGAACCTCAAAAGCGCTCCTCTGAGCTCGTGCTTAACGAAGTCACCTTGGAGCAACCGGACGAAAACGGCAATTTGCTTTGGCGCGTTGTCGCCCAGGAAGCCACCTATGACGAACAGAAGCAGCGCGCCGAAGTCCAAAACCCAAAGGGACAACTCTACCGCGATGGCAAACCGATTTATGAAATCACGGGCGATCGCGGCGAAATCTACCAAGACGGGCAGCGCCTGGTGGTGATTGGCAACGTCAACGTTAAGGATCTCCGAAATGGTGCCATTCTGAAAGGTGATGAAATGACCTGGCTGCCCCAGGACAGTCAACTCACCATTAAAGGCAAGCTGACAGGCACAAACCCTAAAGTACAGATCACGGGCGAGGAAGCCACACTATACGAGCAAGAACAGCGATTGGTTGTAACAGGAACGGCGATCGCCGTTACCACCCGCAGTCCCAAGTACAAGTTGCAGGCGGATGACTTGGTGTGGTTGCTGGATCAGGAAATTGTGTCTACTGATAAACCGCTGCAAATTCAGCGATTGAATAGTAAAGGCGAAGTCACCGATCGCGCCACGAGCAACTCGGGTTTGATGCGGGTCGAGGAAAATATCGCGGAGCTTCGAGACAATGCTGTCGTCACGCTGCGGAGTCCGGATACTCAAGTCACCAGTGATCTACTGATTTGGGATCTGAACCAAAATCGGGTGAACGCCAAAGCCCCCGTTCAAGTCCAACTCCGGGATAATCGGATCAAGTTGGCCTCTAATAGCGGTGATTTCGATCTCGAAAACGAACTATTTTACTTCTACGGAAATGTTCAGGCTGAGGCTCAGCGTGATCGCTCCCGTCTCACGAGCGACTCCCTCATCTTTAATGCGGATGCCAACACCCTGATCGCAGAGGGCAACGTCAATTACCAGCAGCAAGATCCGAAAATGACCGTCACAGGCCCTCGCCTCGATGGCATGCTGGAAGATGAGCACTTTGTCATGAGCGGAGGACGCGTAGTCACGGAAATTATTCCGGACGATCTGTAGGAACAGAAGCCGTTGCCGACGGTTGAACCAGGAGGGTATTGCGCTCTGGGGCACCCAGCTTATTCACAGACATCTGATCGCGATCACTAGAACGGATCTCAGCAGGTACGCTTGCGGTCGGCGTCCATTCCTGGGATAGCCCTTGCAAAAACAGATCTTGCTGGTAGCGAAATTCGTCTAAATCCCACCCTCGGTTAATGATCGTGAACCACACCAAGCCGCGATCGCGCGTTGGAATCACCCCTGCTAGGGCACTAACGTCGTTGAGGGTTCCGGTTTTTACGGTTGCAGACTCCGGCATCTGTCGATCGAGGAGGGTTCCTTCATCCCGCCCCATTACTGGGAACAGGTCAGCTACATTCAAATCACGAGCCGCCAAGTGACGCTGGATCGCCATCAACATTGCGGTTACTGCTCGCGGCGAGATCCGGTTTTCTACGCCTAGCCCCGATCCGTTTTCCAGTACAATCTCATCTTCGGGAACGTAGGCCGCCGCCGCTGCTTTTTTGGCAACGGTGTGGGCTCCCCCCAGGTCTTCAGCCAGCATTTCCGCCATCGCGTTATTGCTGTAAACGTTCATTGACTTCAAGATTTGGTCGAGGGGCAAGGATTCATGGCGAATTAACGGATACAGAAGTTCATCTAAGGCACTTGTGGGCAGCATTCGCACGCGTCCCATTACTTCGACCACAGGACGAGGCGTTTCTGGAGGTAGCGTCCTGAACTGATAGTCAGCCTCGTAGGGCCAAAGATTCGCGTTAATTCCCTGGGCAAATAACTCACCGGAGCGCACCGGATTAGACTCGTAGTTCATGGCAAAGTTGCCTGTGACGATCACATCTCCCGTCACGCGCCGAATCCCCATTTGGTTTAATGCGTTACCGATGGCGATCGCCTCCTCCCACACAAAAAAAGGATCACCATCCCCTTGGATCACCAGATCGCCCATCAGGGTATCGTCTTGCAGATGTCCAGTGGCGCTAATCTGCGTCTCGAAGGTGTGATCCGGACGCCAGGTTTCTAAAGCCACCAACGTCGTCGCAATTTTTGTCAAGGAGGCAGCGGGCAAAGGTTCCGTTGCCTGATGGGACGCAAGCACGTCACGCCCGGACTGTATCCAAAATCCTTGCTCTGAAGCCGAGAAACCAAGACGATCTAGTCGTTCTAGATAGGCTTGCATCAGTGCTTCAGCCTTTGGATTTGGATTATACTCAGGCTCTAAAAGAGATTCTACCCACGCCGATTCCTGTACCCAA
This genomic window contains:
- a CDS encoding alpha/beta fold hydrolase; this translates as MQLPYFSAFESVPDQYRQRLMPEAMPQYLQSALSPQGIIICLHGFTGMPYEVLPVAKACVASGFDAAVPLLPGHGYAALTDQRQWFPRITMEQMHEVARAEIERARQQYEFVGMFGLSMGGAIALTMASEGRLDACVAAAPALRLPDIAERLIPILGWANFFIRKRKKPEFYLPCYPFYNSWALRELRRMGRYATDQLPKVTCPLCVVHSHQDPTISPAVVDMILQHVPQSVDVEWFDESGHCLPCDIQGQAMAEYSARFFQQIAGCNQEIRPEHLIQPGDT
- a CDS encoding radical SAM protein — translated: MAAQTDSFQSVYGPVQSWRFGRSLGIDPIGKISVCSFDCVYCQLGEIEVKTSDRQCFIPTATIEHDLQRYAPWEVDRMTLSGSGEPTLALNLGEILTLVTAMTHKPTAVLTNGTLLDDPTVRAELAIADAVAVKLDAITPDQWRRVNRPVATLDYATQWPSLMTFRQDYTGQLLIQTMLLSPWSDEEQDRYIAQMQELKPDEIQLNTPTRPKPFHHQLEARGNHNPLNAPYPSRWLKPVQRSALETFRDRLLDATQIPVRIPNLSTLPSSG
- the lptC gene encoding LPS export ABC transporter periplasmic protein LptC, whose translation is MNLTFLRTRSPFKVLATALVLTALLSNVTGCRNRPAADQQLDTEEEQQEPQKRSSELVLNEVTLEQPDENGNLLWRVVAQEATYDEQKQRAEVQNPKGQLYRDGKPIYEITGDRGEIYQDGQRLVVIGNVNVKDLRNGAILKGDEMTWLPQDSQLTIKGKLTGTNPKVQITGEEATLYEQEQRLVVTGTAIAVTTRSPKYKLQADDLVWLLDQEIVSTDKPLQIQRLNSKGEVTDRATSNSGLMRVEENIAELRDNAVVTLRSPDTQVTSDLLIWDLNQNRVNAKAPVQVQLRDNRIKLASNSGDFDLENELFYFYGNVQAEAQRDRSRLTSDSLIFNADANTLIAEGNVNYQQQDPKMTVTGPRLDGMLEDEHFVMSGGRVVTEIIPDDL
- a CDS encoding D-alanyl-D-alanine carboxypeptidase, with amino-acid sequence MLRTVSMGVLTLWFNLTSNVYTLHESQLSNWVQESAWVESLLEPEYNPNPKAEALMQAYLERLDRLGFSASEQGFWIQSGRDVLASHQATEPLPAASLTKIATTLVALETWRPDHTFETQISATGHLQDDTLMGDLVIQGDGDPFFVWEEAIAIGNALNQMGIRRVTGDVIVTGNFAMNYESNPVRSGELFAQGINANLWPYEADYQFRTLPPETPRPVVEVMGRVRMLPTSALDELLYPLIRHESLPLDQILKSMNVYSNNAMAEMLAEDLGGAHTVAKKAAAAAYVPEDEIVLENGSGLGVENRISPRAVTAMLMAIQRHLAARDLNVADLFPVMGRDEGTLLDRQMPESATVKTGTLNDVSALAGVIPTRDRGLVWFTIINRGWDLDEFRYQQDLFLQGLSQEWTPTASVPAEIRSSDRDQMSVNKLGAPERNTLLVQPSATASVPTDRPE